From a single Pseudomonas cremoricolorata genomic region:
- a CDS encoding helix-turn-helix domain-containing protein: MLAANGVPVFKLYGETSWPTPDLIHCESIPERSRLHDWTIKTHRHGDLAQLLYVQAGQAHVVVDDVERQVGGGALQVVPVMSIHGFSFSEDVQGYVISLAKPILERFAPLLEGKPMAQAECYWADDDRRYLDGLFAQLTEEYTQRRPERDLLLQSVICALLVWLSRRSRQRAQHIAKPRERGQQHLDTLTQLIERHFREHQQIEHYAQQIGVSVAHLNALCRQLTGQSALQQVNQRVVLEAKRNLIYTSMTIGQVADSLGFAEQAYFSRFFKRATGLTPKEFRLQRPEV, encoded by the coding sequence ATGCTGGCCGCAAACGGTGTTCCCGTGTTCAAGCTCTACGGCGAGACCTCCTGGCCCACGCCGGACCTGATCCACTGCGAATCCATTCCCGAACGCAGCCGCCTGCACGACTGGACCATCAAGACCCATCGCCACGGCGACCTGGCGCAGTTGCTGTATGTGCAGGCCGGCCAGGCCCATGTGGTGGTCGACGATGTCGAGCGTCAGGTCGGTGGTGGCGCGTTGCAGGTGGTGCCGGTGATGAGCATTCACGGCTTCAGCTTTTCCGAGGATGTTCAGGGCTATGTCATCAGCCTGGCCAAGCCGATTCTCGAACGCTTCGCGCCGTTGCTCGAAGGCAAGCCGATGGCCCAGGCCGAGTGCTACTGGGCCGATGACGACCGGCGCTACCTCGACGGCCTGTTCGCCCAGTTGACCGAGGAATACACCCAACGCCGCCCAGAACGCGACCTGCTGCTGCAATCGGTGATCTGCGCGCTGCTGGTGTGGCTGTCGCGCCGCTCACGCCAGCGCGCCCAGCACATCGCCAAGCCCCGCGAGCGCGGCCAGCAGCACCTCGACACCCTCACCCAGCTGATCGAGCGGCACTTTCGCGAGCACCAGCAGATCGAGCATTACGCGCAGCAGATCGGCGTCAGTGTTGCCCACCTCAATGCCCTGTGCCGGCAACTGACCGGGCAATCGGCCCTGCAGCAGGTCAACCAGCGGGTCGTCCTCGAAGCCAAGCGCAACCTGATCTACACCTCGATGACCATCGGCCAGGTGGCCGACAGCCTGGGCTTTGCCGAGCAGGCGTACTTTTCACGCTTCTTCAAACGCGCCACCGGGCTGACGCCCAAGGAATTTCGCCTGCAACGGCCAGAGGTCTAG
- a CDS encoding ketopantoate reductase family protein, producing MKIAIVGAGAMGGLFGARLALAGQAVSFVEASEQAIEVIARQGLRLETPDVQATVQVPIGRATELSGHFDVLVIFTKGFHTAAAIESVRHLVGPDTWALSVQNGLGNAEIIAGVVPAERVIVGMTNLPADLVAPGVVHSHGEGHINLWAGNGEDQPRVHEVAAVFSQAGLPCEADPQVQVAIWEKVAFNAALNSVCAVTRQTVGAVGASEQGRQLLNSILDETVAVAQAAGIAVDRQRVGASVDYALRNHQQHKPSMLQDLEAGRKTEIDFINGAVVAHGKRLGVATPVLQALYNLVKVSGG from the coding sequence ATGAAAATTGCAATTGTGGGCGCCGGCGCGATGGGCGGGCTGTTTGGCGCGCGGTTGGCACTGGCCGGGCAGGCGGTGTCGTTCGTCGAGGCCTCCGAGCAGGCCATCGAAGTCATCGCCCGCCAGGGCCTGCGCCTGGAAACCCCTGACGTGCAGGCCACGGTGCAGGTGCCGATTGGCCGGGCAACCGAGCTGTCCGGGCATTTCGACGTGCTGGTGATCTTCACCAAGGGCTTTCACACTGCGGCGGCCATCGAGTCGGTGCGTCATCTGGTCGGCCCCGACACCTGGGCGCTGTCGGTGCAGAACGGCCTGGGCAATGCCGAGATCATCGCCGGGGTGGTGCCGGCCGAGCGGGTCATCGTCGGCATGACCAACCTGCCGGCGGATCTGGTCGCGCCGGGCGTGGTGCACAGTCATGGCGAAGGGCATATCAACCTGTGGGCCGGCAACGGCGAAGACCAGCCGCGCGTGCATGAAGTGGCGGCAGTGTTCAGCCAGGCCGGCTTGCCCTGCGAGGCAGACCCGCAGGTGCAGGTGGCGATCTGGGAAAAGGTCGCCTTCAACGCCGCGCTCAACTCGGTGTGCGCAGTCACCCGGCAGACCGTCGGCGCGGTCGGCGCCTCCGAGCAGGGTAGGCAGTTGCTCAACAGCATTCTCGACGAAACCGTCGCAGTGGCCCAGGCCGCCGGCATTGCGGTCGACCGCCAGCGGGTGGGCGCGTCGGTGGACTACGCCTTGCGCAACCACCAGCAGCACAAGCCGTCGATGCTGCAAGACCTCGAAGCCGGGCGCAAAACCGAAATCGATTTCATCAACGGCGCGGTGGTGGCCCACGGTAAGCGCCTGGGTGTGGCCACGCCGGTGTTGCAGGCGCTGTACAACTTGGTGAAGGTCAGCGGAGGCTAG